A portion of the Candidatus Poseidoniia archaeon genome contains these proteins:
- a CDS encoding DUF167 family protein, whose translation MAGAALQAIEGGTLLTLRVVPGASRDALGEFDEWRGAFTVAVSAPAHSGRANVALLALLEHELELEPGSAELLRGHRSRSKQVAIPLERDALLARLEAR comes from the coding sequence ATGGCCGGGGCTGCGCTCCAGGCGATTGAGGGTGGGACGCTGCTCACGCTGCGCGTGGTCCCCGGCGCCAGCCGCGACGCCCTCGGGGAATTCGACGAGTGGCGCGGGGCATTCACCGTCGCGGTCAGCGCGCCCGCCCACAGCGGGCGCGCCAACGTGGCGCTGCTGGCGCTGCTGGAGCACGAACTGGAGCTGGAGCCCGGCAGCGCCGAACTGCTGCGCGGTCACCGCTCGCGCTCGAAGCAGGTTGCCATCCCGCTCGAGCGTGACGCGCTGCTGGCACGGCTGGAGGCACGATAG
- a CDS encoding tetratricopeptide repeat protein — protein sequence MPIDDSNHADELRAEGLAELKLGHYRRARRTLEKALAAKPESKRLRHDLGKVHLAAGRPEAALEELEQIHDGVSHSEIMWKDRALAQLLLGDPEEALACAGRSLEIRPRYIAAHVLKARAQQALGDGEAALATLNAADGRGKPDRELLYRRGKLLHALGRYNDALQDFDAILARRPRDTAALEAKGLAHDQLDEPGAAAEALQQSLEAEDEVVYNDRGVALSRLGYNHRAIESYRRALAANPRYATCWFNLGKGLFRVGNLKEALQAFTRATELNPKNRSAWNNRGVTLRQLNRIEETIPCYERAIELKADYAWAWHNKGYALELLDRPREALECYQNTLAHESGHEHHDGSEWERLMKDTHKAIARIELILER from the coding sequence GTGCCTATCGACGACAGCAACCACGCCGACGAGCTGCGCGCGGAAGGGCTGGCCGAGCTCAAGCTGGGCCACTACCGCCGTGCCCGCCGCACGCTCGAGAAGGCGCTGGCCGCCAAGCCGGAGAGCAAGCGGCTACGACACGACCTCGGCAAAGTGCACCTCGCGGCCGGCCGGCCAGAGGCGGCGCTGGAAGAGCTGGAGCAGATTCACGACGGCGTCTCGCACTCGGAAATCATGTGGAAGGACCGCGCGCTGGCGCAGCTTCTGCTCGGCGACCCTGAAGAAGCATTGGCTTGCGCCGGGCGGTCGCTCGAAATCCGGCCGCGCTACATTGCGGCGCACGTGCTGAAGGCGCGTGCCCAACAGGCGCTCGGTGACGGCGAGGCGGCGTTGGCGACGCTCAACGCTGCCGACGGGCGCGGGAAACCGGACCGCGAGCTGCTCTACCGCCGCGGCAAGCTGCTCCACGCGCTGGGGCGCTACAACGACGCTTTGCAGGATTTTGACGCTATCCTCGCCCGGCGTCCGCGCGATACGGCGGCGCTCGAGGCGAAGGGGCTGGCGCACGACCAGCTCGACGAGCCGGGCGCCGCGGCAGAGGCGCTGCAGCAGAGCCTCGAAGCCGAGGATGAGGTGGTCTACAACGACCGCGGCGTCGCGCTCTCGCGGCTCGGCTACAACCATCGCGCCATCGAGAGCTACCGACGGGCCTTGGCGGCCAACCCGCGCTACGCCACCTGCTGGTTCAACCTCGGCAAGGGACTATTCCGCGTCGGGAACCTGAAGGAGGCGTTGCAGGCGTTCACCCGCGCGACCGAGCTCAACCCCAAAAACCGCTCGGCGTGGAACAACCGCGGCGTGACGCTGCGACAGCTCAACCGTATCGAGGAGACCATTCCGTGCTACGAGCGCGCCATCGAGCTGAAGGCGGATTACGCCTGGGCGTGGCACAACAAGGGCTACGCGCTCGAGCTGCTCGACCGTCCCCGCGAGGCGCTCGAATGCTACCAGAACACGCTGGCACACGAGTCGGGCCACGAACACCACGACGGCTCTGAGTGGGAGCGGCTGATGAAGGATACCCATAAGGCGATAGCGCGCATCGAGCTAATCCTGGAACGTTAA
- a CDS encoding aromatic amino acid ammonia-lyase, which yields MKVELDGSSLTIGLLAGVACDEASVALAPAARKRIAASRAMLEEKIAAHEIMYGITTGIGEFSEHTLSPRELRDFQRFLVYSHAAGIGEPLPAAVVRGAMCGRANVHCHGHSGGRPAVTDALVGALNAGVTPVACEKGSVGACGDLAPMSQVALCLMGEGEAFYRGERMDAAAALAKAGLEPLALEARDGLALINGSNVLTAWAALLLHDAQHWFRLHDIAAAMTLEALLANQKPYDARLHELRGFRGAQEVAANLRKLMADSPILAAHGEKVQDAYSMRSTPQVAGALRDAVRHAVGEVETELNGVGDNPIFLTEEKEVLTGANFQGTPVALPLEMVATGLSMIAVLSERRLNRLTNPALSAGLPPFLAEKPGLHSGMMLAQYTADALIAEARILSHPAVNQSIPAAADQEDFVSMGLTTMQKTQQILDNCFGVLAIEMMAAAQALDLRGDEPAAGTAAARGVIREHVSHLDEDRPLYRDHNRLVPLLRSPDITSAVEAAVGKLA from the coding sequence GTGAAAGTCGAGCTTGACGGCAGTTCGCTCACGATTGGGCTACTTGCGGGAGTCGCGTGCGACGAGGCGAGCGTTGCGCTGGCGCCCGCGGCCCGGAAGCGCATCGCTGCCAGCCGCGCCATGCTGGAAGAGAAAATCGCCGCGCATGAAATCATGTACGGCATTACCACCGGCATCGGCGAGTTCTCCGAACATACGCTTTCCCCCAGGGAGTTGCGCGACTTCCAGCGCTTCCTGGTCTACTCGCACGCCGCCGGTATCGGCGAGCCGCTGCCGGCGGCGGTCGTGCGCGGCGCGATGTGCGGCCGCGCCAACGTCCACTGCCACGGCCATTCCGGGGGGCGCCCGGCGGTGACCGACGCGCTGGTCGGTGCGCTCAACGCGGGGGTGACGCCGGTCGCGTGCGAGAAAGGCTCGGTCGGCGCGTGCGGCGACCTGGCGCCGATGTCGCAGGTGGCGCTCTGCCTGATGGGCGAGGGAGAGGCGTTCTACCGCGGAGAGCGGATGGACGCCGCGGCAGCGCTGGCGAAGGCGGGGCTCGAGCCGCTGGCGCTCGAGGCACGCGACGGACTGGCGCTGATTAACGGCTCCAACGTGCTGACTGCGTGGGCGGCGCTGCTGCTCCACGATGCGCAGCACTGGTTCAGGCTGCACGACATCGCCGCAGCAATGACTCTCGAGGCGTTGCTCGCTAACCAGAAGCCGTACGACGCGCGGCTGCACGAACTGCGCGGCTTCCGCGGCGCACAGGAAGTGGCGGCCAACTTGCGCAAGCTAATGGCAGACAGCCCCATCCTGGCGGCGCACGGCGAGAAGGTACAGGACGCCTACTCGATGCGCTCGACACCGCAGGTAGCGGGCGCACTGCGCGACGCAGTGCGCCACGCCGTCGGCGAAGTGGAGACCGAATTGAACGGCGTCGGCGACAATCCCATATTCCTTACCGAGGAGAAGGAGGTGCTCACCGGCGCCAACTTCCAGGGCACGCCGGTCGCGCTGCCGCTGGAGATGGTCGCGACCGGGCTCAGCATGATTGCCGTACTGAGCGAGCGGCGCCTGAACCGGCTCACCAACCCGGCGCTCTCGGCGGGGCTGCCGCCCTTCCTGGCCGAGAAGCCGGGGCTCCACTCGGGGATGATGCTGGCGCAGTACACCGCCGACGCGCTGATTGCCGAGGCGCGCATCCTGTCGCACCCCGCCGTCAACCAGTCCATCCCCGCTGCCGCCGACCAGGAGGACTTCGTCTCGATGGGGCTGACGACTATGCAGAAGACGCAGCAGATTCTGGATAACTGCTTCGGCGTGCTCGCCATCGAGATGATGGCCGCCGCGCAGGCGCTCGACCTGCGTGGCGACGAGCCGGCGGCCGGCACCGCTGCCGCACGCGGCGTAATCCGCGAGCACGTATCGCATCTGGACGAGGACCGGCCGCTCTACCGCGACCACAACCGGCTGGTGCCGCTGCTGCGCTCGCCCGATATCACCAGCGCGGTCGAGGCGGCCGTCGGTAAACTGGCCTAG
- the lat gene encoding L-lysine 6-transaminase, with amino-acid sequence MEASSSGAATTVAHGIAATDVHEVLRRYQLVDGYDVVLDLERSHGAWLYDARTESEFLDCFTCFASWPVGYNHPMLQAPEFLAKVRAVGTANPANSDIYTREMAGFVEAFATRATPPGFPYHFWVAGGALAVENALKVAFDWKARKLGRTDLEADVNDLVILHLRDAFHGRSGYTLSLTNTVPDKIGLFPKFDWPRVHNPTIEFGPDGGIANDIAAEEARACAEIEAAFAQHDDRIAAIILEPLQGEGGDNHFRPEFFEALRGYADSREALLIYDEVQTGFWGSGKPWFWQHHGVAPDIVAFGKKTQVCGIYCSERIDEVADNVFQMSGRINSTFGGNLMDMVRCHRFLDIIEAESLGENAAVRGAELLAGLRALARETGGFSNVRGVGSLIAFTLPSAAERDALMAALAAQKVMALKSGSSSIRFRLPLVIAADEIAELLSRVRAAL; translated from the coding sequence ATGGAAGCGTCCTCATCTGGAGCAGCCACGACAGTTGCGCACGGTATCGCGGCGACCGACGTCCACGAAGTGCTGCGGCGGTACCAGCTGGTTGACGGCTACGACGTCGTGCTTGACCTGGAGCGCTCGCACGGTGCCTGGCTCTACGACGCCCGCACCGAGTCGGAGTTCCTGGACTGCTTCACCTGCTTCGCCTCATGGCCGGTCGGGTACAACCACCCGATGCTACAGGCGCCGGAATTCCTCGCGAAAGTGCGCGCGGTCGGCACCGCCAACCCGGCCAACTCCGACATCTACACCCGGGAAATGGCCGGCTTCGTCGAGGCGTTCGCAACCCGCGCCACTCCCCCGGGCTTTCCGTACCACTTCTGGGTTGCTGGCGGCGCGCTGGCAGTCGAGAACGCGCTGAAGGTAGCGTTCGACTGGAAGGCGCGCAAGCTGGGGCGCACCGACCTCGAGGCGGACGTAAACGACCTCGTAATACTGCACCTGCGCGACGCGTTCCACGGCCGCAGCGGCTACACCCTCTCGCTCACCAACACCGTGCCCGACAAGATTGGCCTCTTCCCCAAGTTCGACTGGCCGCGGGTCCACAACCCGACCATCGAGTTCGGCCCTGACGGCGGAATTGCGAACGACATCGCCGCCGAGGAGGCGCGCGCCTGCGCTGAAATCGAGGCCGCTTTCGCGCAGCACGACGACCGCATTGCCGCCATAATCCTCGAGCCACTACAGGGCGAGGGCGGCGACAACCACTTTCGCCCCGAGTTCTTCGAGGCGTTGCGGGGCTACGCCGACTCCCGCGAGGCGCTGCTGATTTACGACGAGGTGCAGACCGGCTTCTGGGGCTCGGGCAAGCCGTGGTTCTGGCAGCACCACGGTGTTGCCCCGGATATCGTCGCCTTCGGCAAGAAGACGCAGGTTTGCGGTATCTACTGCTCCGAGCGCATCGACGAGGTCGCTGACAACGTCTTCCAGATGTCGGGCCGTATCAACTCGACCTTCGGTGGCAACTTGATGGACATGGTGCGCTGCCACCGTTTCCTCGACATCATCGAAGCCGAAAGCCTCGGTGAGAACGCCGCCGTGCGGGGCGCCGAACTGCTGGCAGGGCTGCGTGCTCTCGCGCGCGAGACTGGCGGCTTCAGCAACGTGCGCGGCGTCGGCAGCCTCATCGCCTTCACGCTGCCTTCGGCAGCGGAGCGCGACGCGCTGATGGCGGCGCTGGCGGCGCAGAAGGTGATGGCGCTCAAATCGGGCTCCAGCTCAATTCGCTTCCGGCTGCCGCTGGTGATTGCGGCCGACGAGATTGCGGAGCTGCTCTCGCGCGTTCGCGCCGCGCTCTAG
- a CDS encoding ABC transporter ATP-binding protein — protein sequence MIQVRGLTRYYGKLCAVRDVSFEVHRGEVFGLLGSNGAGKSTTIKMLCGLLKPTRGSVSIAGVDMARKPLQAKAMLGYLPENPVLYDRLTGMEMLELVGALRKLSPKLLAQRAKYYGEALGLGGQMQSEVGTYSKGMRQKLAIAMTLVHDPEAVLLDEPAAGLDPRYTRLLKEWVRNLSQGGHTVLLSTHITEMAASLCDRIAVIDHGRLLSVGTVPELLSSTSSATLEDAFIRLVG from the coding sequence GTGATTCAGGTCCGGGGCCTTACGCGCTATTATGGAAAATTGTGTGCGGTGCGCGACGTCAGCTTCGAGGTCCACCGCGGTGAAGTCTTCGGGCTGCTCGGGAGCAATGGCGCCGGGAAGTCGACCACCATCAAGATGCTCTGCGGGCTGCTCAAGCCGACCCGCGGCAGCGTCAGCATCGCGGGGGTGGACATGGCACGCAAACCGCTGCAGGCCAAGGCGATGCTGGGGTACCTCCCCGAAAATCCGGTGCTCTACGACCGACTGACCGGGATGGAAATGCTCGAACTGGTGGGGGCGCTGCGCAAGCTCTCGCCCAAGCTACTGGCGCAGCGTGCGAAATACTACGGCGAGGCGCTGGGGCTGGGCGGCCAGATGCAGTCCGAGGTCGGCACCTACTCCAAGGGGATGCGGCAGAAGCTGGCGATTGCGATGACGCTGGTGCACGACCCCGAGGCGGTGCTGCTCGACGAGCCGGCCGCCGGGCTCGACCCGCGCTACACGCGGCTGCTGAAGGAGTGGGTGCGCAACCTCTCGCAGGGCGGCCATACGGTGCTGCTCTCGACCCACATTACCGAGATGGCGGCGTCGCTCTGCGACCGCATCGCGGTCATCGACCATGGGCGGCTGCTCTCGGTCGGGACGGTGCCAGAGCTGCTAAGCTCGACCTCCAGCGCCACGCTCGAGGATGCTTTCATCCGGCTGGTGGGCTAG
- a CDS encoding tetratricopeptide repeat protein, which yields MPDVNELVEQGEALVRERKLRKAISCFRRAVDLAPEDPSLHNSIGMAEMARRNPARALHAFQQACELAPDIARYHVRRGDALQRMERYAQAVESYARALELEPRNAPAWNNRGFANFMLDRWNEALRCYDESMRADPTYAVAWYNYGYTLQLSGRLADAKDYYQRAVELDPRDKIAWNNLANVQYNQGEYELSIEFYQKSLDIDPEYVIAINNIGNALDHLDRYEEAIEYHEQALEMNPTFHYAWMAKGRALARLGRPEEGLEFLETALELEDGDSDYHEALARCLLALGRPDEARRILNLGLAADGQHVLCWVALGDSSRARGDSRHALQCYDEAVRAMDNQARNRMRDLDWMEKGKILVNAGMTGEAERQYTNALVAHPESARARFKLAESLLELDRNEQALPLIEHGLELQPGSRAGRLLLARAQEWDAARETLADLQAEFPDDKNIKRQLGLHLAPREPEAALAHLSLDDPDSALARCGCLRALDRSREAQASAEAATALAPSRLEAWLALGWSALEAGDAERAGEAFDGALGCGEADPEALAGKAATLEAVGKPADELRRLLAETEPELA from the coding sequence ATGCCCGACGTCAACGAACTGGTGGAACAGGGCGAGGCACTGGTCCGCGAAAGGAAGCTCCGCAAGGCGATTAGTTGCTTCCGCAGGGCGGTGGACCTGGCGCCGGAGGACCCTTCGCTCCACAACAGCATCGGCATGGCCGAGATGGCGCGTCGCAACCCCGCCCGGGCGCTGCACGCCTTCCAGCAGGCGTGCGAGCTGGCGCCCGATATCGCGCGCTACCACGTACGCCGCGGCGACGCGCTGCAACGGATGGAGCGCTACGCGCAGGCGGTCGAGTCGTACGCGCGAGCGCTGGAGCTGGAGCCGCGCAACGCGCCAGCGTGGAACAACCGCGGCTTCGCCAACTTCATGCTCGACCGCTGGAACGAAGCGCTGCGCTGCTACGACGAGTCAATGCGTGCCGACCCGACTTACGCGGTGGCGTGGTATAACTACGGCTACACGCTACAGCTCTCGGGGCGGCTGGCGGATGCCAAGGATTACTACCAGCGCGCAGTCGAACTGGACCCGCGCGACAAGATTGCGTGGAACAACCTGGCCAACGTGCAGTATAACCAGGGCGAATACGAGCTATCCATCGAGTTCTACCAGAAGTCGCTCGATATCGACCCGGAATACGTCATCGCCATCAACAACATCGGCAACGCGCTGGACCACCTGGACCGCTACGAGGAGGCCATCGAGTACCACGAGCAGGCGCTCGAAATGAATCCCACATTCCACTACGCCTGGATGGCTAAGGGCCGTGCGCTGGCGCGGCTCGGCCGTCCCGAGGAGGGGCTCGAGTTCCTGGAGACTGCGCTCGAGCTCGAGGACGGAGACTCCGATTACCACGAGGCGCTGGCGCGCTGCCTGCTGGCGCTCGGCCGCCCCGACGAGGCGCGCCGCATCCTGAACCTTGGTCTGGCGGCCGACGGCCAGCACGTTCTCTGCTGGGTCGCGCTGGGCGACAGCAGCCGCGCGCGCGGCGACAGCCGGCACGCGCTGCAGTGCTACGACGAGGCGGTGCGCGCGATGGACAATCAGGCGCGCAACCGCATGCGTGACCTGGACTGGATGGAGAAAGGCAAAATCCTGGTCAACGCCGGGATGACGGGCGAGGCGGAGCGGCAGTACACCAACGCGCTGGTCGCGCATCCCGAGTCGGCGCGCGCGCGCTTCAAGCTGGCGGAGTCGCTGCTCGAGCTGGACCGCAACGAGCAGGCGCTGCCGCTCATCGAACATGGGCTCGAGCTGCAGCCCGGCTCCCGCGCCGGCCGGCTGTTGCTGGCGCGCGCACAGGAGTGGGACGCAGCACGCGAAACGCTCGCTGATTTGCAGGCGGAGTTTCCCGACGACAAGAATATAAAGCGCCAGCTGGGGCTGCACCTTGCCCCACGCGAGCCGGAAGCGGCGCTCGCGCACCTGTCGCTCGATGACCCCGACTCGGCGCTGGCGCGCTGCGGCTGCCTGCGCGCGCTCGACCGCAGTCGCGAAGCACAGGCGTCCGCGGAAGCCGCGACAGCGCTCGCGCCGTCGCGGCTTGAAGCGTGGCTGGCGCTGGGCTGGTCCGCGCTCGAAGCGGGCGATGCGGAGCGCGCCGGCGAAGCATTCGACGGCGCGCTTGGCTGTGGGGAAGCCGACCCGGAAGCGCTGGCGGGCAAGGCGGCGACGCTCGAAGCAGTGGGTAAGCCAGCCGACGAACTGCGGCGCTTATTGGCCGAGACGGAACCGGAACTGGCCTAG